TCTCTGCATATCCATCACCAATCCATCGACCATGCCCAGAAACATATTATTAAAGAACTGCATGGGAATAGCAACTGCCAGACCGGCAGCAGTTGTGATCAAAGCGATCTCTATACCGGAAGCGACGATGGTTGGTTCTACTTCTCCGGCTGCTGCGATATCTCTAAATGCACGAATCATACCAACAATTGTACCGAAGAATCCGAACATGGGAGCAAGATTGATCGTAGTGGAAAGCGGGATAAATCCTTTTTCCAGGAAAGCCATTTCAATAACTCCGGCATTTTCTATCGCTTTTTCAACAGCTTCCACACCTTTATCCGCTTTTACTAATCCGGCATGAATAATAGCGGCGATCGGACCTTTTGTCTGTTCACAGAGAGTAGCAGCTTCTTCATATTTCTTTTCTTTAACCAGAGGAATAATTTTATCCAGAAACTCATTAAGATTGATCTTAGCGTAGCTTAATGAAATTACTTTCCAGATAATAACAGACAGACCCCAGATAACGAGAATAAGAATGGGCCACATAACAAAACCTCCTTGAATAAAGAGGTCAACCAGTCCGCTCCCAACAATTTTGCGAGCAAACATTTCCAATCCACCGACTGCAGGTGATTCATCAAATGGTGCTTCTTCTTCGACAGCTTCAGTAACGGTTTCTTCTTCTGTTACTGCTTCTTCCTGAGCAAAAGCAACGCTTACAAAGAACAAGTTTACCATCAATACAATTATAAATAAGGCAAAGAGATTTCTTCTCATTTTCCATCCTCCTAGATTATATGTTTTTTTATTTTTTTCAGTTATTTTTTACCAGTTAAAGGTCATTCCAAAAGATAAAGTTCTTCCCTGCGAGACATTACTCGGATCTTTTGTAAACATATCATGAACATATTGCCTTTCTGCAGCAGTATAACCATTTTCATCACTCAAGTCGGCTCCGTCATAATAAGGAGAACCTGTCTT
This is a stretch of genomic DNA from Candidatus Cloacimonadota bacterium. It encodes these proteins:
- a CDS encoding MotA/TolQ/ExbB proton channel family protein, producing MRRNLFALFIIVLMVNLFFVSVAFAQEEAVTEEETVTEAVEEEAPFDESPAVGGLEMFARKIVGSGLVDLFIQGGFVMWPILILVIWGLSVIIWKVISLSYAKINLNEFLDKIIPLVKEKKYEEAATLCEQTKGPIAAIIHAGLVKADKGVEAVEKAIENAGVIEMAFLEKGFIPLSTTINLAPMFGFFGTIVGMIRAFRDIAAAGEVEPTIVASGIEIALITTAAGLAVAIPMQFFNNMFLGMVDGLVMDMQRGSEKVIETLVEHK